The nucleotide sequence AGTCGCCGACGGAAATCATGCAGCTTTCGGCTGCTCAAGCACGCAAGAGCTTCGACGTGACATCCGCGCAGAACAAGGAGCTTTGGGACCTCGCTCAGAAAGTCGCGGTCGAGAGTGCCGAGCCGATCAAGAAGAGCGTCGCCAGGGTCCTACAGAAAGTCATCTGAATCAAACTTACACAGAGGTCGCCTGGACGGTTGGAGTGATCTCCATCCGCTGGTGGAAGATGCAGTCCAACCGGCTGGCGACCTAGCATTTACTGAGAAGGAAAATACGAAGAAGAAAACAAGGAGGCCAACGTGGGTATGGTCATGATCAAATGTCCTCAAACGGGACGCGCGATTCCGACGGGCATTAAAGCGGATCGCGAAAGCTTTCGATGCAGTGTGGTATTCGTCGCGCGCACCCATTGCTCAATCTGCCAGACCAATCACGAATGGTTCGCCAAGGAAGCTTGGGTCTACGAGCCAAGTTAGGTCGCGCGGACGATGGGGTCGCCACACGGCACGCCGGAGACGAGGAGGGTATGGCGCTGGCCGAAGTCAGGCAGGACCCCGCTATATGGCTCACCGCGTTACGCAGATGGATTTCGGCGCCGTCGAGTCGCCAGCCGCCGCCTTGGCTTTGCAGATCAAGCGCCCACAGCAGTGTTCGACATCGCGCACCACCGGCAGAAGAGGACAATTCCGATCATCTAGGGCTCGGTCGCGGCCACATCCACCGCGCGCAACCCTCAAGGAACCCTAGCTTTTCGGCAACTCCGCTAATGGTCATTTCGCTCGCCGGCTATTTGCCCTGTGTGCTCGCGTACTGCTGCGCTTCATCCTGCCGCGCCGGGCGTTTCGCGTGCCGGCTCACCGTTGATGCGAGGCTTCGTTGTTTCCTGCGGAAAAATCCGATCAAATTTGCGGCGCATGATCTCGTAGCATTCGCATGCCGCTTCTTCGAGCCGGGGCCTGTCGATCTCAATCAAGCCTCGCCGGTCAGATCGGACAGCACCAGACGCCCGGAGCTTGCGTACAACCAGCGTCACTGTCGTTCGCCGGACCCCGAGCAACTGCGAAAGCGCCTCCTGCGTCAGCGGAATGACGTTGCTATCAATTCGATCGTGGATGTGGAGCAACCATCGGGCCATGCGTGCATCAACAGGGTGCAGCGCATTGCAGGCGGCCAGGTGCTGGAACTGCACCAGCAGCGCCGTCGTGTGGGTCTGGACCGCATGCCTGATGGCGGCACTATGGGTGAAGGCTGTATGAAATCGTGATGCGGGAATCCGCGATGCGATGCCGGCCACGCGTACAACCGCCGTAACGGAAGATCGGGAGGGTCCCAGAACTGACAGGATGCCCGCGGCTCCCTCATGCCCAATGAGGCCGGTTGCTACTGTTTGCCCGCTCGGCATGTCGAGCATGAACGCAATCGCCCCGCTGAGGGGAAAATAGACCTGTTCAATCCGATCTCCCGACTGCAGCAACACCACGTCTTGTTCAAGCGGTACTTTCTGAAGGTGAGGGGCGAGCAAGCGAAAGTCCGCTGGCGGCAGCGCTGCCAACAGTCGATTACCGACGATGACAGAACGATCCATCATGGGAAGCTTCTCCCCTCGACGGAATGCTCGCCCCGCAAAGAATTTTCGGCGCTTCGCTTGGCGCAAATTATTGCGGACAGTTTGCTTCTGAGTACTAGAACGAACCATACCGCATAAAGTTCCGTGATCGAGGTACGACGGCTCGTTATCCGCGACGCTTGCGGCTCATGCCTTAATCATCGGTACTGATCTGCGCCTGTGCTCATCTTCCCAAGGAGGCGCCGATAGTTGTGAGCGCGGTGATCTGTCTCATTGGAGTTCTCTAATCGCGAAAATTTCGAACCTGACGCACGTATCGGACTGGTCCTGACCCCGATTTCGCCGCTACACGGGCAAGCGAAGGGGATGTTCTGCCATTGGCGGATCATTTCGGATTGTGTTGTTATTTCAATTACATAAGAGTTCGTAGTTTTATTCTGACTGGCGCGCCATTTATCAATGATTTCAGGCATTGTAGCTGCTCGCTGTTACCGAGTGTACCACAAGGCTCGACGCCCTTCAGGGCCGCAGCTACTTCGATCAAAGTACTTCGTCGAACAACTCTGATTTGAAAAATCGGTGCTCCGTGTAGTGCTCGGTCAAATCGGTGATCTCGGTTCTTACCTTCTGCTTTTTGCATCGCCCCATTGCTGTTCGGTGGAGTGTCATCCGGGCCGAACAGCATAACGCTGCTGTCTCCTGCCGACGTGAGCCATAGAACGACGGCGAAGCACGGAAGATCGTCGCGCCGAGAACCGATCGGGTCA is from Afipia massiliensis and encodes:
- a CDS encoding Crp/Fnr family transcriptional regulator — translated: MMDRSVIVGNRLLAALPPADFRLLAPHLQKVPLEQDVVLLQSGDRIEQVYFPLSGAIAFMLDMPSGQTVATGLIGHEGAAGILSVLGPSRSSVTAVVRVAGIASRIPASRFHTAFTHSAAIRHAVQTHTTALLVQFQHLAACNALHPVDARMARWLLHIHDRIDSNVIPLTQEALSQLLGVRRTTVTLVVRKLRASGAVRSDRRGLIEIDRPRLEEAACECYEIMRRKFDRIFPQETTKPRINGEPARETPGAAG